Proteins encoded together in one Solanum lycopersicum chromosome 7, SLM_r2.1 window:
- the LOC104648369 gene encoding uncharacterized protein gives MSHPIQVSTSDPIYPPGFSPYANTFNVAGTYMVRPSNTPVISNPLFLSTAPTNNILQPTMVPTSNSDPPPKIRRDQSYTLEEAIKISSSHPHIHQYSSPVEIEKMVKNEEHEEMTKKMKCLEQSIRDMQGLGGHKGISFSDLCMFPHVHLPAGFKTPKFEKYDGHGEPIAHLKRYCNQLRGAEGKEELLMTYFGESLVGIASEWFIDQDITNWHTWDDLARCFVQQFQYNIDIVPDRSSLANMRKKTMENFREYAIRWREQAARVKPPMKESEMIDVFLQSQEPNYFHYLLSSVGKTFAEVIKVGEMVENGIKSGKIVSQDDVKSTTQVLQNGSGNIGGKKRREDVAAIVSAPRTHVQGNSSQEYFPSQAPHYSVPYTPYHVFNAQPFAPPSYPQWHAPTPQNHPPPPQVHQNTARIPFHPRPQYKKGNGVKDEFTPIGESYSSLFQKLRKLNVLSLIERKMSNPPPRNLDYSQH, from the coding sequence ATGTCTCATCCTATCCAGGTGTCGACAAGCGATCCGATATATCCCCCTGGATTCAGCCCCTATGCTAACACATTCAATGTCGCTGGAACTTATATGGTACGCCCTTCGAATACGCCTGTGATAAGTAATCCACTCTTTCTGTCAACTGCCCCGACTAACAACATTCTGCAGCCAACGATGGTGCCCACATCCAACAGCGATCCTCCGCCTAAAATTCGGCGTGATCAGAGTTACACTCTTGAAGAGGCCATTAAAATTTCAAgctctcatccccacattcaTCAATATAGCTCCCCTGTCGAAATTGAGAAGATGGTCAAAAatgaggaacatgaagaaatgaCTAAGAAAATGAAGTGTTTGGAACAGAGTATAAGAGATATGCAAGGACTAGGAGGCCACAAAGGCATCTCGTTCAGTGACTTGTGTATGTTTCCTCATGTCCATTTGCCTGCTGGTTTTAAAACtccaaagtttgaaaaatacgATGGTCACGGAGAACCCATAGCTCATCTAAAGAGATATTGCAACCAATTGAGGGGTGCAGAGGGCAAAGAAGAGTTACTTATGACCTATTTTGGGGAAAGCTTAGTAGGGATTGCATCTGAATGGTTCATAGATCAGGATATCACCAACTGGCACACATGGGATGATTTGGCTCGATGTTTTGTACAACAATTCcaatataatattgacattGTTCCAGATCGCTCCTCATTAGCCAACATGAGAAAAAAGACCATGGAAAATTTTCGTGAATATGCTATCAGATGGAGGGAACAAGCTGCTAGGGTTAAACCACCGATGAAGGAGTCCGAGATGATTGACGTTTTTCTCCAGTCGCAAGAACCTAATTACTTTCACTATCTGCTTTCTTCTGTAGGGAAGACATTCGCTGAAGTTATTAAGGTAGGGGAAATGGTGGAAAATGGCATAAAGTCTGGAAAGATTGTAAGTCAAGATGACGTAAAATCCACAACACAAGTGCTTCAAAATGGTTCTGGAAATATTGGAGGGAAGAAGAGAAGGGAGGATGTGGCCGCTATTGTATCAGCGCCTAGGACTCATGTCCAAGGTAATTCCTCACAAGAATATTTTCCTTCCCAAGCTCCACATTATTCTGTCCCATACACTccatatcatgtttttaatgCACAACCATTTGCACCCCCTTCTTATCCACAATGGCATGCACCAACTCCACAAAATCATCCACCGCCCCCACAAGTTCATCAAAATACTGCTAGAATTCCTTTCCATCCTAGACCACAATACAAAAAGGGAAATGGCGTTAAAGATGAGTTCACTCCTATTGGGGAGTCGTATTCTAGCTTGTTCCAAAAATTAAGGAAGTTGAATGTTTTGAGTCTTATAGAGAGAAAGATGTCGAATCCTCCCCCGAGAAATTTGGATTATTCTCAACATTGA